One genomic window of Chitinophagaceae bacterium includes the following:
- a CDS encoding ABC transporter ATP-binding protein, with the protein MSTSNKVIISVKDLVKDYGTFRAVDGISFEVYEGEIFGLLGPNGAGKTTTLEIMETLREKTSGNVSIDGLSVDKDQNEIKQIIGVQLQAAGYYPNLNLLELLELFSGLYNVKVDAPGMLSMVGLEEKAKSRYKELSGGQKQRFSISTTLINQPKIIFLDEPTTGLDPQARRNLWDLIREVRSKGTTIVITTHYMDEAEQLCERVALIDSGRINALNTPDHLIDELVASGFERKKEVKKANLEDVFLRLTGKEWRDE; encoded by the coding sequence ATGAGCACCAGCAACAAAGTCATCATTTCGGTTAAAGACCTTGTAAAGGACTACGGAACTTTCCGTGCAGTGGATGGAATTAGTTTTGAAGTATATGAGGGCGAAATATTCGGTTTACTAGGACCTAACGGTGCCGGCAAAACCACCACGCTGGAGATCATGGAAACATTGCGTGAAAAAACCTCCGGCAATGTTTCAATAGATGGTTTGTCGGTAGATAAAGATCAGAATGAGATCAAGCAAATCATTGGTGTACAACTGCAGGCAGCAGGATACTATCCAAATCTGAATCTGTTGGAATTACTGGAATTGTTTTCCGGTCTTTACAATGTAAAAGTTGATGCACCTGGGATGCTATCAATGGTGGGTTTGGAAGAGAAAGCAAAAAGCAGGTACAAAGAATTAAGCGGTGGTCAGAAACAGCGCTTCTCTATTTCCACCACGCTCATCAATCAGCCTAAGATTATTTTTTTGGATGAACCCACTACAGGACTTGATCCGCAGGCACGCAGAAATCTCTGGGACCTTATTCGGGAAGTGCGCAGTAAAGGAACTACTATAGTGATTACTACGCATTATATGGATGAAGCCGAACAACTCTGCGAACGTGTTGCACTCATTGACAGCGGCCGTATCAATGCCTTGAATACGCCTGATCACCTGATCGATGAATTGGTGGCTTCCGGTTTTGAACGAAAGAAAGAAGTGAAGAAAGCAAACCTTGAAGATGTGTTTTTACGATTGACGGGAAAGGAATGGCGGGATGAGTAA